The following coding sequences are from one Musa acuminata AAA Group cultivar baxijiao chromosome BXJ2-4, Cavendish_Baxijiao_AAA, whole genome shotgun sequence window:
- the LOC103981784 gene encoding transcription factor bHLH77, which yields MSSGPSNQLLQCFLNLNSDHSTDPDTQLGSAMSSFMSSQSSNSAAPAKSCGFRELGARLQRIDDSSEEVSPRSQFTDASGNSSPKGDLSKLDNVRRHLPQAMGGLTIAGNLALAHLDQFAACPGFVESAARFSSLDDQDRCWRSSHLELPGNAVLHSSVASNQFPTVRFAELWNSREETSVSDPISVSGEASLGAPRDSNAKKRKAPLKSKVKDTIQPKSVIDPPKVADEEDSDAKRWRSTGNNNEIGNEQNDGARTRGNAEEKQERESNDKPSEPPKDYVHVRARRGQATDTHSLAERVRREKISERMKLLQDLVPGCSKATGKAVMLDEIIDYVQSLQRQVEFLSMKLATVNPELDFNNLANFRANDMIQICRPVPDSVYQVEMSMASSHAKQPQQRNRIRSHCFMNLLDPTCHLSLIAHQAYLNGIGDASSQLGTFWEDDLQSVASFWNFHGGT from the exons ATGAGTTCTGGACCGTCGAATCAATTGCTGCAGTGCTTTCTCAACCTGAATTCCGACCATTCCACCGATCCCGACACCCAACTTGGGTCGGCAATGAGTTCCTTCATGTCGTCTCAGTCGTCTAATTCAGCTGCCCCTGCCAAGAGCTGCGGCTTTCGTGAGCTCGGGGCACGTTTGCAGAGAATTGACGACTCGAGCGAGGAGGTCTCACCGCGGTCCCAATTCACGGATGCTTCTGGGAATTCGTCTCCAAAAGGCGATCTTTCCAAGCTGGATAACGTTCGTCGACACTTGCCTCAGGCCATGGGAGGGCTAACTATCGCAGGCAATCTGGCCCTGGCACATTTGGATCAGTTCGCGGCATGCCCAGGTTTTGTGGAGAGCGCAGCAAGGTTTTCCAGCCTCGACGACCAGGATCGCTGTTGGCGCTCCAGCCATCTTGAGCTACCAGGGAATGCCGTGCTGCATTCCAGCGTAGCAAGCAACCAGTTTCCGACGGTGAGATTTGCCGAGTTGTGGAACTCTAGAGAGGAAACATCGGTATCCGATCCGATTTCTGTGAGTGGAGAAGCAAGCTTAGGAGCTCCCAGAGATAGCAACGCGAAGAAGCGAAAAGCTCCTCTGAAGAGCAAAGTGAAGGATACTATTCAACCGAAATCCGTCATTGATCCTCCCAAG GTGGCAGACGAAGAGGATTCTGATGCAAAGAGATGGCGATCGACGGGGAACAATAACGAGATTGGCAATGAGCAAAATGATGGTGCCAGAACTAGAGGGAATGCTGAAGAGAAGCAGGAAAGAGAAAGCAATGACAAGCCCTCAGAGCCTCCCAAGGACTACGTTCATGTCAGGGCGAGAAGAGGCCAAGCAACCGATACCCACAGCCTAGCAGAAAGG GTGAGAAGAGAAAAGATCAGCGAACGAATGAAGTTACTACAAGATCTCGTTCCAGGCTGCAGTAAG GCAACCGGCAAGGCGGTCATGCTTGACGAGATTATAGACTATGTGCAGTCGTTGCAGCGCCAAGTCGAG TTTCTGTCCATGAAGCTGGCCACTGTAAACCCTGAGTTGGATTTCAACAATTTGGCAAATTTCCGTGCCAATGAT ATGATACAAATTTGTAGGCCTGTGCCAGATTCAGTGTATCAAGTTGAAATGAGCATGGCATCATCACATGCTAAGCAACCTCAACAGAGGAACAGAATACGTTCTCATTGCTTCATGAACTTGTTAGACCCCACTTGTCATCTAAGTCTCATTGCACATCAGGCTTACCTTAATGGAATTGGAGATGCTTCATCGCAG CTTGGGACTTTCTGGGAGGATGATCTCCAAAGTGTTGCTTCCTTTTGGAACTTCCATGGTG GGACATGA